A stretch of the Janthinobacterium sp. B9-8 genome encodes the following:
- a CDS encoding translocation/assembly module TamB domain-containing protein produces the protein MQTNPAPTPEAQAATPPLRPKYSLFRRLIGALLLLLLVPVFLLTLSLAFFDSQTGRDWLVKQVNQSGMAKLRAIDGSLWSDFALRGLVVDTAEVKIAIDKVSLAWSPYSLLARDLSLDELVIGHLEVDIKPSPPDKPSSPPPDSITLPIGLHIDQAQIDRLSIKGSPDIKALRFKLASNGRFHQLVLDQLKLKLPQIDATLKGNLALVGTLPFVTSGQLELSGKAENQPLQSQIKLSGELRKLRLTGDVKSNQLKAMINARLDVFAPYTYQLLSEGQIKLQQLNPAVLMPGLPKALLDVSLSVVPLGENAASGSLEIRNAMPLTVDQGGLPFAQISSKLGYLKETVTLKAMSLDLLGQGQIKGAGHLDKGQLKLQLDLAKIDPAKLFSRQPPASLGGTIHLKGPWLAPDVVAKLADTQRNVALDLDMGWLNPKHERRIALRQARLSRANSSVSLQGELGLLDAKGVAKNDFKLVGEFAGINPAEFVASPKGSITGQFKLAGALQPAIKASVDYSLGDSRFNGEVLSGKGQLNIEETRISNADLWLALGGNRIDAQGALGLASDVLKLKINLPQLQQFGPGFAGKISGDAQLKGAMLSPQIATQLAVAGLQTPFGVSVNQAAVEAELQSDLTGPMHVRADVSDAKAAGVQIQSLNLKVDGSRAKHSASLLLKGQQDERLIDVSSRFEGGLNELWVWRGSVQSLQVNQPIALNLAAPLALEAGANLIRMGDARLLMGDTRVHIERLSWQDGRLDTAGELEQVSVGQWLTLLGQKEVSGNLMLGGRWALKSAGSLDGQLEIHRQSGDLKYVTHNTAPQKFDLQDLKLQINAKQSVLNFTGNLSSGRFGQMQANGSALLDAVNWRLAERAPVDVFIKGDLPKLAMFGPLLGPDLSLAGSGRFEVRHTGLLKDNEWTGFVYGDDLSMRDAATGLSLQEGKVRVSLDKRLINLQQFQFKGGQGTLDAKGTFDLAGPSPSASAQVTANKLTLISKADMLVVMSGQGNITLRDKAMSVSGQLKADEGDIRFQSNDVPKLSDDVVVKGRSKAPVDAGPKLSLQMDIDLGKNFRFRGYGLDARLAGLLRLRTQANQAPTAHGVVQVAENEGNARSTYSAYGQKLDIERGVLAFQGPIDNPGLDVLAMRRGQEVEAGVQVSGTALRPQVRLYSEPNRPDSEKLSWLLFGHGSDSMDKSDSALMLQVANALLTSGDNASFSEGILGKVGLDDVGFSSQKEKDGTSTQVVSVGKQLSKNVRVSLEKSINGLRDAVKFTWQLTKGWSLVSRIGTDETTGDAYYTFSFD, from the coding sequence ATGCAAACTAACCCAGCTCCTACACCTGAGGCGCAAGCTGCTACACCGCCTTTGCGTCCTAAGTACTCTCTGTTTCGCCGCTTGATTGGTGCATTGCTGCTCTTGTTGCTTGTGCCGGTGTTTTTATTGACCCTTTCTTTGGCTTTTTTTGATTCACAAACGGGTCGGGATTGGCTGGTGAAGCAAGTTAATCAGAGTGGTATGGCTAAGCTGCGCGCTATTGATGGCTCTTTATGGTCAGATTTTGCACTACGTGGTTTGGTAGTGGACACCGCCGAGGTCAAAATTGCGATTGATAAAGTGAGCCTAGCGTGGAGCCCATATAGCCTGCTGGCGCGTGATTTATCGCTTGATGAGCTGGTGATCGGCCATTTAGAAGTGGATATCAAGCCTAGCCCGCCAGATAAGCCGTCATCGCCGCCGCCAGATAGTATAACGCTGCCCATTGGCCTGCATATCGATCAGGCACAAATTGATCGCTTAAGCATTAAAGGCTCGCCCGATATTAAAGCGCTGCGCTTTAAGCTGGCGAGTAATGGTCGTTTCCATCAGCTTGTTCTGGATCAGCTAAAGCTGAAGCTGCCGCAAATTGATGCCACTTTGAAAGGTAACCTGGCGCTAGTGGGCACTTTGCCCTTTGTGACTTCCGGCCAGCTAGAGCTAAGCGGTAAGGCAGAAAACCAGCCCTTGCAATCACAAATCAAATTGAGTGGCGAGCTGCGTAAATTGCGCCTGACAGGCGATGTGAAAAGTAATCAGCTTAAGGCCATGATTAATGCACGGCTTGATGTGTTTGCACCCTATACCTATCAATTGCTGAGCGAAGGCCAGATTAAGCTTCAGCAGCTTAATCCTGCTGTGCTGATGCCAGGGCTGCCTAAAGCATTGCTTGATGTATCTTTATCAGTTGTGCCGCTGGGTGAGAATGCCGCCAGTGGCTCTTTAGAAATCCGCAATGCCATGCCCCTGACGGTGGATCAGGGCGGGCTGCCCTTTGCCCAGATCAGTAGTAAATTAGGGTATCTAAAAGAAACAGTCACGCTTAAAGCGATGTCGCTAGATCTGTTGGGGCAAGGGCAAATTAAAGGGGCGGGCCATCTGGATAAGGGCCAGCTTAAATTGCAGCTTGATTTAGCTAAAATCGACCCTGCCAAGCTCTTCTCTCGGCAGCCGCCAGCCTCTTTGGGGGGCACCATCCACTTAAAAGGCCCGTGGCTGGCTCCTGATGTGGTGGCAAAACTGGCTGATACACAGCGCAATGTGGCGCTTGATCTGGATATGGGCTGGTTAAACCCTAAGCATGAGCGCCGTATTGCATTGCGTCAGGCTCGTTTATCCAGAGCAAACAGCAGTGTGTCTTTGCAGGGCGAATTGGGCTTGCTGGATGCGAAGGGCGTAGCAAAAAATGATTTCAAGCTGGTCGGTGAATTTGCCGGGATTAATCCGGCAGAGTTTGTGGCTAGCCCTAAGGGATCAATAACTGGGCAATTTAAACTAGCGGGAGCTTTGCAGCCTGCGATTAAAGCCAGTGTAGATTACAGCCTAGGTGATAGCCGCTTTAATGGCGAAGTATTAAGCGGCAAGGGGCAGCTTAATATAGAAGAGACGCGTATTTCTAATGCGGATCTCTGGCTGGCGCTGGGAGGGAATCGTATCGATGCCCAAGGCGCTCTGGGCCTTGCCAGTGATGTGCTTAAGCTCAAAATTAATTTGCCGCAGCTGCAGCAGTTTGGCCCCGGTTTTGCCGGAAAAATCAGCGGCGATGCACAATTAAAAGGCGCCATGCTGAGCCCGCAAATTGCCACGCAGCTGGCTGTGGCAGGTTTGCAAACGCCATTTGGCGTGTCGGTAAATCAGGCCGCTGTAGAGGCTGAATTACAATCCGATCTAACAGGCCCGATGCATGTCCGTGCGGATGTGAGCGATGCGAAGGCGGCAGGGGTGCAAATACAAAGCCTGAACCTGAAAGTGGATGGTAGCCGGGCCAAGCATAGTGCCAGCTTGTTGCTAAAGGGGCAGCAGGATGAGCGTTTGATTGATGTAAGTTCGCGCTTTGAAGGCGGCTTAAACGAGCTGTGGGTTTGGCGCGGTAGTGTGCAGAGCCTGCAAGTGAATCAGCCGATTGCCCTCAATTTGGCCGCACCGCTGGCGTTAGAAGCTGGGGCTAATTTGATCCGCATGGGCGATGCGCGCCTCCTGATGGGCGACACGCGGGTGCATATCGAAAGATTGAGCTGGCAAGATGGCCGTTTAGATACGGCAGGTGAGCTAGAGCAGGTTTCCGTAGGCCAGTGGCTGACGCTGCTGGGGCAAAAAGAAGTGAGCGGTAATTTGATGCTGGGCGGACGCTGGGCTTTGAAGTCAGCGGGTAGCTTAGACGGGCAGCTGGAGATTCACCGGCAATCGGGTGATTTAAAATATGTAACGCACAACACCGCGCCGCAAAAGTTTGATCTGCAAGATTTAAAGTTACAAATTAATGCGAAGCAATCGGTGTTGAATTTTACCGGCAATTTAAGCTCGGGGCGTTTCGGGCAGATGCAGGCCAATGGCAGTGCTTTGCTAGATGCCGTGAATTGGCGTTTGGCAGAGCGTGCACCGGTAGATGTTTTTATTAAAGGTGATTTGCCTAAGCTGGCGATGTTTGGTCCGCTACTGGGGCCGGATTTATCCTTGGCAGGTAGTGGCCGCTTTGAAGTGCGCCACACTGGCTTACTTAAAGACAATGAATGGACAGGTTTTGTATATGGCGATGATTTGTCGATGCGCGATGCGGCCACGGGTTTGTCTTTGCAAGAAGGCAAGGTCAGAGTGAGCCTGGATAAGCGGCTGATTAATTTGCAGCAGTTCCAGTTTAAAGGCGGGCAAGGTACTTTGGATGCGAAGGGGACATTTGATTTGGCTGGCCCTAGCCCGAGTGCCAGCGCTCAAGTTACGGCAAATAAACTCACCTTAATCAGCAAGGCCGATATGCTGGTGGTGATGTCGGGGCAGGGCAATATCACGCTCAGAGATAAAGCCATGAGCGTCAGCGGCCAGCTTAAAGCGGATGAGGGCGATATTCGCTTTCAATCGAATGATGTGCCCAAGCTCTCCGATGATGTTGTGGTTAAAGGGCGGAGCAAAGCGCCGGTTGATGCAGGGCCTAAGTTGTCCTTGCAAATGGATATCGATTTAGGGAAAAACTTTCGCTTCCGGGGTTATGGTCTGGATGCGCGTTTAGCGGGTTTACTGCGTCTACGCACACAGGCCAATCAAGCGCCTACAGCGCATGGTGTGGTGCAAGTGGCAGAAAACGAAGGCAATGCACGCAGTACCTATAGTGCTTACGGCCAGAAGCTGGATATCGAGCGCGGTGTGCTGGCTTTTCAGGGGCCGATTGATAATCCTGGCTTAGATGTGCTGGCGATGCGGCGCGGGCAGGAAGTCGAGGCGGGGGTGCAGGTGTCGGGTACGGCATTAAGGCCGCAGGTAAGGCTTTACTCCGAACCGAACCGGCCTGATAGTGAAAAACTCAGCTGGCTCTTGTTTGGGCATGGCTCGGATAGTATGGATAAATCTGATAGCGCGCTGATGCTGCAAGTGGCTAATGCGCTACTGACTTCAGGCGATAACGCCAGCTTTAGTGAGGGTATTCTTGGCAAAGTCGGCCTCGATGATGTGGGTTTTAGCAGCCAGAAAGAAAAAGACGGCACATCAACTCAGGTGGTGTCTGTAGGCAAGCAGCTGAGCAAAAATGTACGGGTTTCACTAGAGAAAAGCATAAATGGCCTACGTGATGCCGTGAAATTTACCTGGCAGCTCACTAAAGGATGGTCCTTGGTTTCACGAATCGGCACGGACGAAACGACGGGTGATGCCTATTACACCTTCTCTTTTGATTAA
- a CDS encoding autotransporter assembly complex protein TamA — MLALADEPPAIDAAQNVYFPYVLEIEAPDDLFDLLDKHLDLSRMETEKRMTREQLLRLIDNAPEAVSGLLSTEGYFSPTVKIKLGESSVPALVSLYVDAGQPTLVRNVDVNYTGDVIPDEARMKRLIDRQEQTWPLPKGSVFRQSAWDDGKRRVISTLLNRRYPAAKMLHAEASVDPENHTVDLTVDVDSGPAYYYGPLSITGLSHYPEKLVRNNIQFHEGAEYRRNDLLELQTYLQNLPHFSLVLVDVDLPTDPPYIAPVKVTVQEAPLSKISTGLGFSTNTGVRGSFDYRYLNLLDRAWVLDTGFRLQQKEQSFNAGVTFPRFASGYVHRVYGSFVREDIQGLATSTWKTGVSRSISDESIDRLIAIEYQMERRELNDGTVSDPQSLTAKYQWVRRDVDRIRNPRSGNVITLEGGGALKGLLSDESFVRLYGRGVQFWPVGEKSVVVGRLELGDTFTKESFNVPSDWLFRTGGSSSVRGYDYQSLGLSAGGSTIPGRVMAVSSLEFQTPVYKDWLGAVFVDHGGVGDQWKDWRGSTGVGLGARWVSPVGVIGLDVARGVEEKQFRVHFSMGVTF, encoded by the coding sequence GTGCTGGCTCTTGCTGATGAGCCGCCTGCTATCGATGCAGCGCAAAACGTCTATTTTCCCTATGTTTTAGAGATTGAAGCGCCGGATGATTTGTTCGACCTTCTCGACAAGCATCTGGATTTGTCGCGCATGGAAACTGAGAAAAGGATGACGAGAGAGCAGCTTTTACGCCTGATCGACAATGCACCTGAAGCGGTGAGTGGTTTGTTATCGACCGAGGGCTATTTTTCACCTACGGTTAAAATTAAGCTGGGAGAATCAAGTGTCCCTGCGCTTGTTTCTCTGTATGTGGATGCAGGTCAGCCCACGCTGGTTCGCAATGTAGACGTTAATTACACCGGTGATGTTATTCCAGATGAGGCGCGGATGAAGCGCCTGATCGATCGCCAGGAGCAAACATGGCCTTTGCCTAAAGGCAGCGTGTTTCGTCAAAGCGCCTGGGATGATGGCAAACGGCGTGTGATTAGTACACTTTTGAATCGTCGTTATCCTGCAGCCAAGATGCTGCATGCCGAAGCGAGCGTTGATCCGGAAAACCACACGGTAGATTTAACGGTTGATGTGGATAGCGGGCCTGCTTATTACTACGGGCCATTAAGTATTACCGGCTTATCGCACTACCCTGAAAAGTTGGTTCGCAATAATATTCAGTTTCATGAAGGCGCTGAATACCGCCGCAATGATTTATTAGAGCTGCAAACCTATTTGCAGAATCTGCCGCATTTTTCCCTTGTTTTAGTGGATGTCGATCTGCCAACTGATCCGCCTTATATTGCGCCGGTGAAAGTCACCGTGCAGGAAGCACCTTTAAGCAAAATCAGCACTGGTTTGGGGTTTAGCACCAACACTGGTGTGCGCGGGTCGTTTGATTACCGCTATTTAAATCTGCTGGATCGGGCATGGGTACTCGATACCGGTTTTCGTTTGCAGCAAAAAGAGCAGTCATTTAATGCCGGGGTGACTTTTCCCCGATTTGCTTCGGGCTATGTGCACCGGGTTTACGGTAGTTTTGTGCGTGAAGATATTCAGGGTTTAGCGACCAGCACATGGAAAACCGGGGTTTCCAGAAGCATCAGTGATGAAAGCATTGATCGATTAATCGCGATTGAGTACCAAATGGAGCGCCGGGAGTTAAACGATGGCACGGTGTCTGATCCGCAGTCTTTAACAGCCAAGTATCAATGGGTGCGCCGCGATGTAGACCGTATCAGAAACCCACGTTCGGGTAATGTCATTACTTTAGAGGGCGGTGGGGCACTTAAAGGCCTGTTGTCGGATGAAAGCTTTGTGCGCCTTTATGGCCGTGGGGTGCAGTTCTGGCCTGTGGGGGAGAAAAGTGTGGTGGTGGGGCGTTTAGAGTTGGGGGATACCTTTACTAAAGAATCTTTTAATGTGCCTTCTGATTGGTTGTTCCGTACCGGGGGCTCTTCCTCGGTTCGTGGCTATGATTATCAAAGCTTGGGTTTGTCGGCAGGCGGCTCTACCATCCCTGGTCGGGTGATGGCGGTGAGCTCTTTAGAATTTCAGACGCCCGTTTATAAAGATTGGCTGGGTGCGGTGTTTGTTGATCACGGTGGTGTGGGAGATCAGTGGAAAGACTGGCGCGGCTCGACCGGGGTTGGGCTGGGTGCGCGTTGGGTGAGCCCCGTGGGCGTGATTGGTCTAGATGTGGCAAGAGGGGTGGAAGAAAAACAATTCCGGGTGCATTTTTCGATGGGAGTGACCTTCTAA
- a CDS encoding chalcone isomerase family protein, translated as MKKLLMTASFVLAAQSSMALEVAGVNLADRAELASQSLALNGAGVRKKVFFDVYLAALYVPVKTQDASSVVNGAVPRRMELRMLREVSAATMHEGFVDSLKANQSEAALVTLAPKIAELEQVFKQVKTAAKGDVILLDFIPGQGTRVTVRGKTYTTIAGDDFAAAMLSIWLGKAPVNDSLKSALLGK; from the coding sequence ATGAAAAAATTACTGATGACCGCATCTTTTGTGCTCGCGGCACAAAGCAGCATGGCTTTGGAAGTGGCAGGGGTGAATCTGGCGGATCGCGCCGAGTTGGCCAGCCAGTCTTTGGCGCTAAATGGTGCAGGCGTGCGTAAAAAAGTATTCTTTGATGTGTATCTGGCAGCGCTTTATGTGCCGGTTAAAACACAAGATGCAAGCTCGGTTGTCAACGGTGCAGTTCCTCGCCGTATGGAGCTACGCATGCTGCGTGAAGTTTCGGCCGCAACAATGCATGAAGGTTTTGTGGATAGCTTAAAAGCGAATCAAAGTGAGGCGGCCTTAGTGACATTGGCGCCAAAAATTGCTGAGTTGGAGCAAGTGTTTAAGCAAGTAAAGACCGCAGCCAAAGGGGATGTGATTTTGCTTGATTTTATTCCGGGGCAGGGAACACGCGTCACGGTGCGCGGTAAAACCTATACGACGATTGCGGGCGATGATTTTGCTGCAGCGATGCTGTCAATCTGGCTGGGTAAAGCGCCAGTGAACGATTCATTGAAGTCTGCTTTGCTGGGTAAGTGA
- a CDS encoding acetyl-CoA C-acyltransferase: MSRQIQEAYIVAATRSPVGKAPRGMLRNVRPDDLLAHVLRSALAQVPQLDPKLIEDVIVGCAMPEAEQGMNIARMAVLLAGLPDTVGGVTINRFCSSGVNAIAMAADKIRLGEADVMIAAGTESMSQVPMMGNKISLNPEIFTKNENLGIAFGMGLTAEKVAEQWNVSREDQDAFAVESNRRALHAIATGEFKDEISPLEVFARTPNLATGEVEVTSKICDTDEGPRAGTTMEGLAKLKTVFAAKGSVTAGNSSQMSDGAGAVILVSERILKQFNLVPLARYVTFAVKGVPAHIMGIGPKEAIPAALKLAGLTQDDLSWIELNEAFAAQALAVARDLNLDMSKVNPLGGAIALGHPLGATGAIRAATIVHGMRRHGMAGKYGMISMCIGTGMGAAGIIQSL; the protein is encoded by the coding sequence ATGAGCAGACAGATTCAAGAAGCTTATATCGTCGCTGCGACTCGCAGCCCGGTTGGTAAAGCACCGCGCGGTATGTTGCGCAATGTTCGCCCTGATGATTTGCTGGCCCATGTATTAAGAAGTGCGCTGGCGCAAGTGCCTCAGCTTGATCCTAAGCTGATCGAAGACGTGATTGTTGGCTGCGCCATGCCAGAAGCCGAGCAGGGGATGAATATTGCCCGTATGGCTGTGCTGCTGGCGGGTTTGCCGGATACGGTAGGTGGTGTAACCATCAATCGTTTCTGCTCCTCAGGCGTGAATGCCATTGCGATGGCTGCAGATAAAATCCGTTTGGGCGAAGCCGATGTGATGATTGCGGCAGGTACGGAAAGCATGTCGCAAGTGCCGATGATGGGAAATAAAATCTCCCTCAATCCTGAGATTTTCACTAAAAACGAAAACCTCGGTATTGCCTTTGGTATGGGCCTGACGGCAGAAAAAGTAGCCGAGCAGTGGAATGTTTCCCGTGAAGATCAGGATGCTTTCGCGGTTGAATCAAACCGTCGTGCGCTGCATGCGATTGCCACAGGCGAATTCAAAGACGAAATCAGCCCGCTAGAAGTATTCGCGCGCACGCCAAATTTGGCGACTGGCGAAGTTGAAGTCACTAGCAAAATTTGCGATACCGACGAAGGCCCACGCGCGGGGACAACGATGGAAGGCTTGGCTAAGCTGAAAACCGTATTCGCGGCTAAAGGCTCAGTCACTGCAGGTAATAGCTCGCAAATGTCTGATGGTGCAGGCGCGGTGATCTTGGTTTCCGAGCGCATTCTGAAGCAATTTAACCTTGTGCCTTTGGCGCGTTACGTGACCTTTGCAGTAAAAGGTGTACCAGCGCACATCATGGGGATTGGCCCGAAAGAAGCGATTCCAGCGGCACTGAAGTTAGCTGGCCTGACTCAGGACGATTTATCATGGATCGAGCTGAACGAAGCCTTTGCGGCGCAAGCCCTGGCTGTGGCGCGTGATCTTAATCTGGATATGAGCAAAGTTAATCCACTGGGCGGCGCGATTGCTTTAGGCCATCCACTGGGTGCAACCGGCGCGATTCGCGCGGCAACCATCGTGCACGGTATGCGTCGTCATGGCATGGCGGGTAAATACGGCATGATTTCCATGTGTATCGGCACCGGCATGGGTGCGGCAGGGATTATTCAATCCTTGTAA
- a CDS encoding 3-hydroxyacyl-CoA dehydrogenase/enoyl-CoA hydratase family protein, protein MANTVHIRQVAVLGAGVMGAQIAAHLANAGIKTVLFDLPAKEGDANGIATKAIANLKKMKPSPLASLMRADHIEPANYGSDLEKLKDCDLIIEAIAERLDWKLDLYAKIAPFVAPHAILASNTSGLSINSLAGGVPAELRSRFCGIHFFNPPRYMYLVELIADSQTNPAMMDALESFLATRMGKGVVRAKDTPNFVANRIGVFSMLATIYHAERLGIRFDVVDDLTGPRLGRPKSATFRTADVVGLDTFAHVVKTMTEQLASDPWHKYFTVPAWMQKLIENGALGQKTKAGVFKKVGRDVLMLDPSTGDYIAGGQKGSDEVKALLKITDPAARFKALRESAHPEAQFLWACMRDVWHYISYHLDTIADNARDVDFAIRWGFGWNQGPFEQWQAAGWKDIAAAIAADSAAGQAMSDVALPAWVASRDAVHTPEGSFSAADNALKQRSNLPVYKRQLYPPTVVGDAAPVYGETIFENDGVRLWVQPGEDVAVLSFKTKAHCIGPDVLAGVNQAVTIAEERYAGLVVWHPEAPFSVGADLMSMGPAFMTGDFASIENMVAEFQKASMRIKYAAVPVVGAAQGYAFGGGCEFLMHCSRVVACLETYIGLVEVGVGLLPAGGGCKEFALRASQEAKGDIVAALKDYYLSVAMAKVGTSAEEGQQIGYLRSSDIVVFNPNELLYVAKAQVRAMSESGYKAPVKPKAFAVAGRAGAATIKGQLINMLEGGFISKHDYLIAGHIAEIMTGGDVDAGTLVDEEWILKLERERFMKLLKTGKTQERIMYMLENNKPLRN, encoded by the coding sequence ATGGCCAATACCGTGCATATCCGTCAGGTTGCCGTTCTCGGCGCGGGCGTAATGGGAGCGCAAATTGCTGCCCATCTTGCCAATGCGGGAATTAAAACCGTTTTATTTGATTTGCCAGCCAAAGAAGGCGATGCAAATGGCATTGCAACAAAGGCGATTGCCAATCTTAAAAAAATGAAACCGTCGCCATTAGCATCGCTTATGCGTGCGGATCATATTGAGCCAGCTAATTACGGCTCTGATTTAGAAAAATTAAAAGATTGCGACTTAATTATTGAGGCTATTGCTGAACGCCTTGATTGGAAACTCGATCTTTATGCCAAGATTGCTCCTTTTGTAGCACCACACGCTATTCTGGCGTCCAATACTTCCGGCCTATCGATTAATTCCTTGGCGGGCGGTGTGCCTGCTGAGCTACGCAGCCGTTTCTGCGGTATTCATTTCTTTAATCCGCCACGCTATATGTATCTGGTTGAGTTGATTGCTGATTCCCAGACTAATCCTGCGATGATGGACGCGCTGGAAAGCTTCCTTGCTACCCGCATGGGCAAGGGCGTAGTACGCGCTAAAGACACGCCGAACTTTGTTGCCAACCGCATCGGTGTGTTCTCCATGCTGGCAACGATTTACCACGCCGAACGCCTCGGCATCCGTTTTGATGTGGTTGATGATCTGACTGGCCCACGCTTGGGCCGTCCGAAATCAGCGACTTTCCGCACTGCCGATGTGGTTGGTTTGGATACTTTTGCTCATGTGGTTAAAACCATGACCGAGCAATTGGCGTCAGACCCTTGGCACAAATACTTTACCGTACCGGCTTGGATGCAAAAGCTGATTGAAAACGGCGCTTTGGGCCAAAAAACCAAGGCTGGCGTATTCAAGAAAGTAGGCCGTGATGTATTGATGCTTGATCCGAGCACTGGCGACTATATTGCTGGCGGACAAAAGGGTAGCGATGAAGTTAAGGCGCTGCTGAAAATCACTGATCCGGCTGCACGCTTTAAAGCCTTGCGCGAATCGGCTCACCCAGAAGCGCAATTCCTCTGGGCCTGCATGCGCGATGTATGGCATTACATCAGCTATCACCTCGATACGATTGCAGATAATGCGCGCGATGTGGATTTTGCGATTCGCTGGGGTTTTGGCTGGAATCAAGGCCCGTTTGAGCAGTGGCAAGCCGCCGGTTGGAAAGATATTGCAGCGGCCATTGCTGCAGATTCAGCAGCAGGACAGGCAATGAGCGACGTAGCTCTGCCAGCTTGGGTGGCTTCACGTGATGCAGTGCATACGCCAGAAGGCTCGTTCAGCGCGGCAGACAATGCCCTGAAACAACGCTCCAACTTGCCAGTTTATAAGCGTCAGCTTTATCCGCCAACCGTGGTCGGTGATGCAGCACCAGTGTATGGCGAAACTATTTTTGAAAATGACGGCGTTCGCCTCTGGGTGCAGCCGGGTGAAGATGTTGCTGTTCTAAGCTTTAAAACCAAAGCACATTGCATAGGCCCAGATGTATTGGCTGGTGTAAATCAAGCGGTTACGATCGCTGAAGAGCGCTACGCTGGTTTGGTGGTTTGGCATCCGGAAGCACCGTTCTCGGTGGGGGCAGATTTGATGAGCATGGGCCCAGCCTTTATGACTGGCGACTTTGCTTCAATCGAAAACATGGTGGCCGAATTCCAAAAAGCCAGCATGCGCATTAAATATGCAGCTGTGCCAGTGGTTGGTGCGGCTCAAGGTTATGCCTTTGGTGGCGGTTGCGAATTCTTAATGCACTGCTCACGCGTTGTGGCTTGCCTAGAAACCTATATCGGCTTGGTTGAAGTGGGTGTGGGGCTCTTGCCAGCAGGCGGCGGTTGTAAAGAATTTGCACTGCGTGCTTCGCAAGAAGCTAAAGGCGACATCGTTGCCGCACTGAAAGATTACTACCTGTCGGTTGCCATGGCGAAAGTGGGTACGAGTGCAGAAGAAGGCCAGCAAATCGGCTATTTGCGTAGCTCCGACATCGTTGTGTTTAACCCGAATGAATTGCTCTATGTAGCCAAAGCGCAAGTACGCGCCATGAGCGAATCAGGCTACAAAGCACCGGTTAAGCCAAAAGCATTTGCTGTAGCGGGCCGTGCAGGCGCAGCCACGATCAAGGGCCAACTGATCAATATGCTGGAAGGCGGCTTTATCTCTAAGCACGACTACCTGATCGCCGGCCATATCGCCGAAATCATGACCGGTGGTGACGTAGATGCGGGCACGCTGGTGGATGAAGAATGGATCTTGAAGCTGGAACGTGAGCGCTTTATGAAGCTGCTGAAAACCGGCAAAACGCAAGAGCGCATCATGTATATGCTGGAAAACAACAAGCCGCTGCGTAATTAA